From one Papio anubis isolate 15944 chromosome 12, Panubis1.0, whole genome shotgun sequence genomic stretch:
- the LOC101004614 gene encoding LOW QUALITY PROTEIN: olfactory receptor 5B3 (The sequence of the model RefSeq protein was modified relative to this genomic sequence to represent the inferred CDS: substituted 1 base at 1 genomic stop codon), which translates to MMENKTEVTQFILLGLTNDSELQVPLFIMFLFIYIITLVGNLGIIVVIFWDSCLHNPMYFFLSNLSLVDFCYSSAVTPTVMAGFLIEDKVISYNACAAQMYIFVALATVENYLLASMAYDRYVAVCKPLHYTTTMTTSVCAHLTIGSYLCGFLNASIHTGDTFSLSFCKSNEVHHFFCDIPAVVVLSCSDRHVSELVLVYVVSFNIFLALLVILISYIFIFITILKMHSASGXQKALSTCASHFIAVTIFYGTIIFMYLQPSSSHSMDTDKMASVFYTMVIPMLNPLVYSLRNKEVKSAFKKVIEKAKLSLGWSV; encoded by the coding sequence ATGATGGAAAATAAGACAGAAGTAACACAGTTCATTCTTCTAGGACTAACCAATGACTCAGAACTGCAGGTTCCCCTCTTTATAATGTTCCTCTTCATCTATATTATCACTCTGGTTGGAAACCTGGGAATTATTGTAGTAATATTCTGGGATTCCTGTCTCCACAATCCCATGTACTTTTTTCTCAGTAACTTGTCTTTAGTGGACTTTTGCTACTCTTCAGCTGTCACTCCCACCGTCATGGCTGGATTCCTTATAGAAGACAAGGTCATCTCCTACAATGCATGTGCTGctcaaatgtatatttttgtagctCTTGCCACTGTGGAAAATTACCTCTTGGCCTCAATGGCCTATGACCGCTATGTGGCAGTGTGCAAACCCCTGCATTATACCACAACCATGACAACAAGTGTATGTGCTCATCTGACCATAGGCTCCTACCTCTGTGGTTTCCTGAATGCCTCCATCCACACTGGGGACACATTTAGTCTCTCTTTCTGTAAGTCCAATGAAGTCCATCACTTTTTCTGTGATATTCCAGCAGTCGTGGTTCTCTCTTGCTCTGATAGACATGTTAGCGAGCTTGTTCTTGTTTATGTTGTGAGCTTCAATATCTTTTTAGCTCTCCTGGTTATCTTGATATCCTACATATTCATTTTTATCACCATCCTAAAGATGCACTCAGCTTCGGGATAGCAGAAGGCTTTGTCCACCTGTGCCTCTCACTTCATTGCAGTCACCATCTTCTATGGGACTATTATCTTCATGTACTTACAACCCAGCTCTAGTCACTCCATGGACACAGACAAAATGGCATCTGTGTTCTATACAATGGTCATCCCCATGCTGAACCCCCTGGTCTACAGTCTGAGGAACAAGGAAGTGAAGAGTGCATTCAAGAAAGTTATTGAGAAGGCAAAATTGTCTCTAGGATGGTCAGTTTAA